A stretch of the Staphylococcus sp. NRL 16/872 genome encodes the following:
- the ahpC gene encoding alkyl hydroperoxide reductase subunit C: protein MSLINKEILPFTAQAYDPKNDEFKEVSQDDFKGSWSVVCFYPADFSFVCPTELEDLQNQYDKLQDLGVNVFSVSTDTHFVHKAWHDHSDAISKIQYNMIGDPSQTITRNFDVLDEEVGLAQRGTFIIDPDGVVQAAEINADGIGRDASTLVNKIKAAQYVRQHPGEVCPAKWEEGSESLQPGLDLVGKI from the coding sequence ATGTCTTTAATTAATAAAGAAATTTTACCATTCACAGCTCAAGCTTATGATCCTAAAAATGATGAATTTAAAGAAGTAAGCCAAGATGATTTCAAAGGTTCTTGGAGTGTAGTTTGTTTCTACCCTGCTGACTTCTCATTCGTATGTCCAACTGAATTAGAAGATTTACAAAACCAATATGATAAATTACAAGATTTAGGTGTTAACGTATTCTCAGTATCAACTGATACTCATTTCGTACACAAAGCATGGCACGATCATTCAGACGCAATTAGCAAAATCCAATACAATATGATTGGTGACCCTTCTCAAACTATTACTCGCAACTTCGACGTATTAGATGAAGAAGTTGGATTAGCTCAACGTGGTACTTTCATCATTGACCCAGACGGCGTTGTTCAAGCAGCTGAAATCAATGCAGACGGTATCGGTCGTGACGCTAGCACATTAGTTAACAAAATCAAAGCAGCGCAATATGTACGTCAACATCCAGGTGAAGTATGCCCAGCTAAATGGGAAGAAGGTTCTGAATCATTACAACCAGGATTAGACTTAGTAGGTAAAATTTAA
- the ahpF gene encoding alkyl hydroperoxide reductase subunit F: MLNADLKQQLQQLLGLMEGDVEFRASIGSDDKSKELKELLDEIAEMSDHITIVDKELKRTPSFSVSKPEEDTGITFAGIPLGHEFNSLVLAILQVSGRAPKEKQSIIDQIKGLEGNYHFETYVSLTCQKCPDVVQALNLMSVINPNITHTMIDGAVFREESEDIMAVPAVFLDGEEFGNGRMTISDILTKLGSTQDASEFNNKEPYDVLIIGGGPASGSAAIYTARKGLRTGIVADRIGGQVNDTAGIENFITVKETTGSQFSANLAAHIEEYDIDTMTGIRATNIEKTDKAIRVTLENDAVLESKTAIISTGASWRKLNIPGEDRLINKGVAFCPHCDGPLFENKDVAVIGGGNSGVEAAIDLAGIVNHVTLFEYSSELKADTVLQDRLRSLSNVDIHTNARTAEVLGEDHVTGLSYEDLESGEMKELSLDGIFVQIGLVPNTSWISDAVELNNRGEVVIDRDNRTNVPGIFAAGDVTDQKNKQIIISMGAGANAALNAFDYIIRN, from the coding sequence ATGCTTAATGCTGATTTAAAACAACAATTACAGCAACTTTTAGGTCTTATGGAAGGCGATGTTGAATTCAGAGCTAGTATTGGTTCTGATGATAAATCTAAAGAGTTAAAAGAACTTTTAGATGAAATCGCTGAAATGTCAGACCACATTACTATTGTAGATAAAGAATTAAAACGTACGCCAAGTTTTTCAGTAAGTAAACCTGAAGAAGATACTGGCATTACGTTTGCTGGTATCCCTTTAGGCCACGAATTCAACTCACTTGTTCTAGCAATTTTACAAGTGAGTGGTCGTGCCCCTAAAGAAAAACAATCAATCATTGATCAAATTAAAGGTTTAGAAGGTAACTATCACTTTGAAACTTATGTAAGTTTAACGTGTCAAAAATGTCCAGATGTTGTTCAAGCATTAAACTTAATGAGTGTAATCAATCCTAATATCACTCATACTATGATTGATGGTGCGGTCTTCCGTGAAGAATCAGAAGACATTATGGCCGTTCCTGCAGTCTTCTTAGACGGTGAAGAATTTGGCAATGGTCGTATGACTATTTCTGATATCTTAACTAAATTAGGAAGCACGCAAGACGCTTCTGAATTTAACAATAAAGAACCATATGATGTTTTAATCATCGGTGGTGGACCAGCAAGTGGTAGTGCTGCAATTTATACTGCACGTAAAGGTTTACGTACAGGTATTGTAGCTGACCGTATCGGTGGTCAAGTTAACGATACTGCTGGTATCGAGAACTTCATTACTGTTAAAGAAACAACTGGTTCTCAATTCTCTGCTAACTTAGCAGCACATATCGAGGAATACGATATTGATACTATGACAGGTATCCGTGCTACTAATATTGAGAAAACAGATAAAGCTATTCGTGTCACACTTGAAAATGATGCAGTACTTGAAAGTAAAACTGCTATCATCTCAACAGGTGCAAGCTGGCGTAAATTAAACATTCCTGGTGAAGATCGCTTAATCAACAAAGGTGTTGCTTTCTGCCCTCACTGTGATGGTCCTTTATTTGAAAATAAAGACGTTGCAGTAATCGGTGGCGGTAACTCAGGCGTTGAAGCAGCTATCGATTTAGCAGGTATTGTTAATCATGTTACATTATTTGAATATTCATCTGAACTTAAAGCAGATACAGTATTACAAGATCGTTTACGTTCTCTATCAAACGTAGACATTCATACAAATGCTAGAACGGCTGAAGTTTTAGGTGAAGATCATGTAACTGGCTTAAGCTACGAAGACTTAGAATCAGGCGAAATGAAAGAATTAAGCCTTGATGGTATCTTTGTACAAATTGGCTTAGTACCAAATACAAGTTGGATTAGTGACGCAGTAGAATTAAATAATCGTGGAGAAGTAGTTATCGATCGCGATAATCGTACAAATGTTCCAGGCATTTTTGCTGCTGGTGACGTTACTGATCAAAAAAATAAACAAATTATTATTTCAATGGGCGCAGGTGCCAATGCGGCATTAAATGCCTTTGATTATATAATTAGAAATTAA
- a CDS encoding NDxxF motif lipoprotein — MKKSIIVGAFLTLLLTLSACAPHDNNSDDKNEDHLQSNGITAPKHAKKLTDKDVFTSDKSNQKISEDEMNKAIKKYLDVNSDILDNKYILQSQIDKQSGGQTRVTKSQANKLSNLSNVAVKNDLHFKKFVENNTIPSGYKDNVTRIINYFNALNSTISDIDEKLEQLNYEPQNTINVVDVPTHFAGDVNGKQQNKIKKFLKDKNIKTDVFDK, encoded by the coding sequence ATGAAAAAGAGTATTATAGTTGGCGCATTTTTAACACTACTATTAACTTTAAGTGCCTGTGCACCTCATGATAATAACAGTGATGATAAGAACGAAGATCATCTACAAAGTAATGGTATTACGGCTCCAAAGCATGCTAAAAAATTAACAGATAAAGACGTCTTCACATCGGATAAATCTAATCAAAAAATTAGCGAAGATGAGATGAATAAAGCGATTAAAAAATATTTAGATGTTAATAGCGACATTTTAGATAATAAATATATTTTACAAAGTCAGATAGATAAACAAAGTGGTGGCCAAACTAGAGTCACAAAATCTCAAGCAAATAAATTGAGTAATTTATCGAATGTAGCCGTTAAAAATGATTTACACTTTAAGAAATTTGTTGAAAATAATACTATACCGTCAGGCTATAAAGACAATGTGACTCGTATTATCAACTATTTCAACGCTTTAAACAGCACCATTTCGGATATAGATGAAAAATTAGAACAACTTAATTATGAACCTCAAAATACAATTAATGTTGTGGATGTGCCTACGCATTTTGCTGGAGATGTAAATGGCAAACAACAAAATAAAATTAAGAAGTTCCTAAAAGATAAAAATATCAAAACAGATGTTTTTGACAAGTAA
- a CDS encoding histidine phosphatase family protein has product MKLYLVRHGESQSNYDNKHHRAYFCGQLDVHLTEKGIEDAKKLESYFKDISIDHIYVSDLTRTIETYNNIFSYDIPTTITSSLRERSLGVFEGEYKDKLMKDTQFHQYFNHPEYKDFRHSFTQKAPKGESYGDVLNRIRLFFENEVSQEAETIVIVAHQVVIRCMLFYFGILTEEEALDQNIENCKPIYIEI; this is encoded by the coding sequence TTGAAATTATATTTAGTGAGACATGGCGAGTCGCAATCGAACTATGATAATAAACATCATCGCGCTTATTTCTGTGGCCAATTAGATGTACATTTAACTGAAAAAGGGATTGAAGATGCGAAGAAATTAGAAAGTTACTTTAAAGATATAAGCATTGATCACATATATGTATCTGATTTAACGCGTACAATTGAAACCTATAATAATATTTTTTCATATGACATTCCTACTACCATCACCTCAAGTCTTAGAGAACGTTCATTAGGTGTATTTGAAGGAGAGTATAAAGATAAATTAATGAAAGATACTCAATTTCATCAATATTTTAACCATCCAGAATATAAAGATTTCCGTCATAGTTTTACGCAGAAAGCGCCTAAAGGTGAGAGTTACGGAGATGTCCTAAATAGAATTCGTTTATTTTTTGAAAATGAAGTATCGCAAGAAGCTGAAACAATAGTAATAGTAGCTCATCAAGTAGTCATTCGTTGCATGCTATTTTACTTTGGTATACTTACCGAAGAGGAAGCGTTAGATCAAAATATTGAAAATTGTAAGCCGATATACATAGAGATTTAA